One genomic segment of Centropristis striata isolate RG_2023a ecotype Rhode Island chromosome 13, C.striata_1.0, whole genome shotgun sequence includes these proteins:
- the LOC131982722 gene encoding GTPase IMAP family member 7-like, protein MSSSENAESHKDCEASPPPSEAEPLRIVLLGRTGTGRSSTGNTILGRSAFWVNVSPCSVTTQCQRQTGTVDGRSITVIDTPGFLHTQLSPEDVLTEVGQCVALSSPGPHAFLVTLQTGRFTQEEKDALEWIKATFGPGASRFTMVLFTWGDQLHGKPIEDFLRESRELSEFVSSCHGGYHVFDNSEQDNTECSQQVVQLLKKIDETVMKNGGGCYNDEMFKEAERAIRVVQERILGERRLRVGSPQKKVKEEQGAESERRREEEARRREEDEARKRAERLFWCELLTAVGKGAAEGAGILGKDEGKGKAVKKVKVVERAAALAASPLSITSAAKAVGGAVREGGKVLYKHSKTFMKTPH, encoded by the exons ATGTCGTCATCTGAAAATGCTGAGTCACATAAAG ATTGTGAAGCATCACCGCCCCCATCAGAGGCTGAACCCCTGAGGATTGTTCTGTTGGGGAGGACAGGAACAGGCAGGAGCTCGACAGGAAACACCATCCTGGGCCGCTCTGCCTTCTGGGTCAACGTCTCCCCTTGTTCTGTCACCACACAGTGCCAGAGACAGACTGGGACAGTAGACGGGCGGAGCATCACTGTGATTGACACTCCGGGTTTCCTGCACACACAGCTGTCCCCTGAGGATGTCCTGACAGAAGTGGGACAATGTGTTGCCCTGTCCTCTCCGGGACCACATGCCTTCCTGGTGACCCTGCAGACTGGCAGGTTCACCCAGGAGGAGAAGGACGCCTTAGAGTGGATCAAGGCTACGTTTGGACCTGGAGCCAGCAGGTTTACTATGGTGTTGTTCACCTGGGGGGACCAGCTGCACGGCAAACCCATCGAGGACTTcctgagagagagcagagagctgTCAGAATTTGTCAGCAGCTGCCATGGGGGGTACCACGTCTTTGATAATAGTGAACAGGACAACACAGAGTGCTCACAACAAGTGGTGCAGCTGCTGAAGAAGATAGACGAGACCGTGATGAAGAATGGAGGCGGTTGCTATAACGATGAGATGTTCAAGGAAGCTGAGAGGGCCATCAGGGTGGTGCAAGAGAGGATTCTGGGAGAAAGAAGACTCAGGGTGGGGTCACCTCAGAAGAAAGTCAAAGAGGAGCAGGGTGCAgagtcagagaggaggagggaagaggaggcgcgaaggagggaggaagacgAGGCCAGGAAAAGAGCGGAGAGGCTCTTCTGGTGCGAACTGCTGACCGCGGTGGGGAAAGGTGCAGCAGAGGGGGCGGGGATCCTGGGGAAAGACGAAGGCAAAGGGAAGGCTGTGAAGAAGGTGAAGGTGGTGGAGAGGGCAGCAGCTCTGGCAGCATCGCCGCTCTCCATCACTTCAGCCGCAAAAGCGGTAGGAGGAGCCGTGAGAGAGGGAGGCAAGGTGTTatacaaacacagtaaaacttTCATGAAAACTCCTCATTAA
- the kdelr3 gene encoding ER lumen protein-retaining receptor 3, with translation MNVFRLAGDVSHLVAIMILLLKIWKSKSCAGISGKSQVLFALVFTTRYLDLFTVFISPYNTVMKVVFLALSYATVYLIYMRFRNTYDSDSDTFRVEFLLVPVIGLSFLENYAFTPLEVLWTFSIFLEAVAIMPQLFMITKTGEAESITTHYLFFLGLYRALYIANWVWRYHTEGFFDQIAVVSGVVQTIFYCDFFYLYVTRVLRGRGKMGLPMPI, from the exons ATGAATGTTTTTCGTCTGGCGGGTGACGTGTCACATCTGGTGGCTATCATGATCCTGTTACTAAAGATATGGAAGTCCAAATCTTGTGCTG gcatCTCTGGGAAGTCTCAGGTGCTGTTTGCACTTGTCTTCACCACCAGGTACCTTGACTTGTTCACTGTCTTCATCTCTCCTTACAACACGGTCATGAAG GTGGTGTTCCTGGCTCTGTCCTATGCTACTGTGTACCTGATCTACATGCGCTTCAGGAACACGTACGACTCTGACAGCGACACTTTCCGTGTGGAGTTCCTGTTGGTGCCAGTCATCGGGCTGTCCTTCCTGGAAAACTATGCTTTCACCCCGCTTGAG GTCCTGTGGACTTTCTCCATCTTCCTGGAGGCGGTGGCCATAATGCCGCAGCTCTTCATGATCACAAAGACCGGGGAGGCTGAGTCCATCACCACACACTACCTGTTCTTCCTCGGCCTCTACCGAGCTCTCTACATAGCCAACTGGGTGTGGCGTTACCACACAGAGGGCTTCTTTGACCAGATCGCCGTGGTGTCCGGCGTCGTGCAGACCATTTTCTACTGCGATTTCTTCTACCTTTACGTCACAAGGG TGCTTCGAGGAAGAGGAAAGATGGGTCTGCCGATGCCCATTTAA